The genomic DNA ATAGCGCCTTCCATCGGAAAATCAACACCTGCTCGCTTTCTGCAGGTATGCAttgaagtttgtttgaaatttaatgaatatttgtgcaaagaaattgtttttcagCGTTACACAGAAGTTATAGTCAGTACTTATTTACACAATCTGCTGTTAAAAGTGGCAACAACACTTTATTAATGACTTTTCGTTGATATTTCGTATATGCACACAGGTATTCAATTTGTGTTTGGTTGTTATTTGCGATTTCGTGAATGCAACCGTGTGTTTCGTGTATCTACCTGTGAACGCTGAAAAGTGCGAAACGTCTCATTCGGCGTTAGTTGCTTCTACGGTTCGGACGTGTTTGTCTTCTACTATTTTGTTCGTCAAATAAAGTCatctttttaatatacatataaaaaaaaaaagttgatcaATTTTGAAGATTTTCTCCATCGCAGACTTATATTTAGCATCATCAATTGCTAAACTCTTGTGTTTTATTCATAAAACATACAAATCGCAGTTCATTTGAGCTTTTAGTATTCATTCCTGTTCGTTgagcaaaaatacaaaagaaaaaacattaacaaaatggccgatgttgttgaaaaaaagtgAGTTCCTAATTACTTTTGCAATtatgcttttatatatataaatatatatgtatagtatggtTGAAGTTATATTACAAGAAttgtgttaaattaaaagtgtgctaaaaaagaaatatggaaatttttgtgtatataaCAAATAGCGGCATTCGGCGTCGTTTTCTGTCTCTTTCGCGTAAATACAGCGTACCTATAAGACATCGCATTCGTTTTTGGCGCGACATATACAACGCAGTCGGCTTTTTAAATCAAGTAAACGGAAAAGGTGATACATACAGGCAAAAACCTTTTCCACCACGCAATGCTCTATGCATAAGCACAACATTTTAAGCGTTCGCTATTTGCGGCTAACTTTTTTTTCTGCCTTTTCTTTGCTTTGCATATTTCTAGTGCGTTTTTGTTGCGCTAAACTAGTTCTATTCACCTACATCATTTATCAACGCTTCGCTTATATTCCATTCGTACAATTTTTGCCGTATTCGTATGTATtcgtttttgatatattttgttgCGCACAAGCTACGCTATTGTATCAATAGCAATGGTAATTCTCTGGAAGGTCTTGATACatatttgggtttttttttgtttccaacttcaataattttttcttctatttttaacGCTTCGCTACAGCTAAACAAATAACGAGTTTTGCTTAAATGTGCAAATTCAAATGAAGTGTCGTTGTAACCGTTGTAGCTTCTCGAAAAGTATAGCTATGATTCATTCGATTTAGAATAACTTGATTGGGCACACAAATCATAATAGTATTTTATCTTaacgtttaaatttttattgttttcagtGAGACTCCAGTTGTCGAGAAAGTCGCATCTGATGAAGTAGAAAAAGAAGCACAAAAAGAAAAAGAGGTGGTAGAAGAAGCAGCAGCACCAGCCGCCGAAAATGGTAGCGCTGACAGTGCAACCGCTAAGGAAAACGGCGATGCTGAGGAAGTAGCTGCTGAATCTACAACCGAAACTCCAAAAGAAGCGTCTGCCGAGGCTGAAGCTGCCGCTCCTGCCGAAGAAAATGGCAAAGATGAGGAAGCGGAGAGCGAAGCAACTGGTATGTAAAACATCTATATATCTACTTACCAAATATAAGTAAAAGcatgtaaaaatatacaaagaggaaaataagaattaagaaaatataaaaataaatatatgctaaATAATCTATATCTATTACAGATGCAGCACCCGCCGAAGCTGTTAAGAGAAAAGTAGCCGAAGAAGAATCAAAAACAGAAGATTCCACTGCAGCAACACCAGAGAAAAAAGCTAAGCTGGACGAACCGGTCAAAGAGGACAACCAAAACGGTTCCGAGGCATCAGAAGTTGCGGCTTAACTTAGTTCTTAATATAACATTTAAACTATTCAACATAttcagtaacaaaaacaaaaaaaatcagaaaaagtgtACACCCATAGAATTTAATGTGTATGATTTTATGAAAAAGTGTTCAGTTTTTTGTGAGGTTGAGACACTTCCATAATCAATCTTCAATCTGAAGCGACTATACTTTTACAGTTGACATCTACAAAGAGAGGGGTGCATTTTGCTCATTATTTCCTGTATTTATAGCAAATCATCCCTCTTACCAAGAAAAAGGCTAAACCTGTAcattcaaacaaatattcaataaaGTACTCGACTTACGGTGGAAAGTCAAAGGTAGTAATTTTTAGTATACTTTGGGTATTAATGAATGGGGTTGGTTGTTTAAACGAGAAGCACGTGGTTTCAAACACTTTGACGTTACTTTTGAAATTGTAAGTATTACCGCTTGT from Bactrocera oleae isolate idBacOlea1 chromosome 3, idBacOlea1, whole genome shotgun sequence includes the following:
- the Df31 gene encoding uncharacterized protein Df31; translation: MADVVEKNETPVVEKVASDEVEKEAQKEKEVVEEAAAPAAENGSADSATAKENGDAEEVAAESTTETPKEASAEAEAAAPAEENGKDEEAESEATDAAPAEAVKRKVAEEESKTEDSTAATPEKKAKLDEPVKEDNQNGSEASEVAA